The DNA segment GCAATTGCATGTACTGCTCAATGTAGCGGGCATCTTGAACAAACGGCCCATATCCTGTTCTGATAAATTTCGCAAGCGCTTGAACCATTGGCAGCCCGTCAGGATGATCGGTCATCGTTTCTGTATACGTCGGATAGCCGTCTTCCATCGTATAGCTTTCGCCCTCAACGCCAAAGTTAAAGAGCATATGCCCTTCCTCGCTATAATTGTAATCAAGCCATTCAATCGTTTCTGCAATATGTTGATTGGAGGTTGTGATGGCTGCACCTAAACCGTGAAATGCGGGCTCCTTATGTGCAAAATCGGGGAGCTCTCCCTTTTCTAACGACGGATACCGTACAGGTGCTAAATGAAAGTTTGGGTCGTCTTTCATCAACGTCATATAATTCCCTATGCCTGAACCACCATACGATATCAGTGAACCGAGCTGATTTCCAGTCACCTTCGCATCACGTAGCTTTGCATCCGTAGCCACATAGTCCGGATCAATCAATCCTTCCTCGTACCATTGATTCATCAATGTTAAAAACGCTTTGAAGGCTGGCTCGATTGGCCCAAAATGCACCTTGCCACCATCCTGATAAAATCCCGGGGACACGCCAAATGCCCCGACGAACGCATTGGATGATAAGTCCGGCAAGAGCGGAATTTCGTCTGCCTCTCCATTGCCATTAGGATCTTCATTTTTAAAGGCTGTCAACACTTCATACCACTCATCGATTGTCTCTGGTCGCTCCAGCCCTAAGTTATCCAACCAGTCTTTACGAATGACCGGCCCGAAAAATGTAAGGAGCTTTTCATCACCACGCAAAAATGGAAAGTGATAAATGCCTCCATCATCCGTCGAAATCTGTTTTCGCCATTCTGGATTCTCGTCTAACAATGCAGACAAGTTTGGCGCATGTTCCTCTAAATAATCATTTAAACGGACGAGCTTATTTTCATTGGCATACTTTGTGATGCCACCTGGCACGCCATTCCACATCCATTCAATGACATCAGGCAGTTCACCAGAAGCCATCATTAAGTTGAACTGCTGATTGACGTCACCTCCAACGGGTGGATGTTGAAAGTCAACTTTAACACCTGTCCGTTTCTCCATCTCTTTATACACAGCAACGTCATTCAAACTTGTTAAACTGGCTGCAACAGACGCAGCGTTGAGTTGGCCAAAATAAGTAATTTCAAGCGCATACTCAGCATCTTCCACCCCTTCTGCCTCACCTGTCGCCTCATCACTTTGGCATCCAGCTAAAACAATCAACGCGAATACAAGGCAGCTTGTCAACCATTTCATCGCTTTTTTACCCACATGCTTCCCCCCTTTTTGATCAATACCTTTTTCAGATATGATGTATTGCTATTAAGTTCTGACGTTTTATAGCACAAACACTTTTAAAAATATCCTTTCTAAATGAGGAATCTTTGATTAAAACGATAAGAAAATACCCTTTCACTCGATTAAAAAGACTAACGGAAGACTGAATTATTTTCAGGGAAATATTTTTGGCAGCAAAAAAAGCCCCCTGCAATAGTCATCAGGGCGCTTTTCTTGGTTATGCTTATCACTCAAACCCCTCCACCACAATCTTCCCAATGGTCTTGCCTTCTTCAAGCAGCGCATGCGTGTGGCGCAATTGCTCAGCATTGATCGGTGAAAGGTGTTTGTTTAGCGTCGTCTGTACTTTGCCTTCATCAATGAGGTCGGCGACATGATTTAATAGCCGGTGCTGTTCAATCATATCGTCGGTTTGATACATGGCACGTGTAAACATAAATTCCCAAGTGAATGTGGCACTTTTATTTTTAAGAGGGGCAAGGTCGAGCGGCTCACTCGTTTCTACAATAGAACAAATCATCCCTTGCGGCGCAATGGCATCCACCATGTTTTCCCAATGCTTTTCAGTCGTGTGAAGACAGAGAATGTAATCAACATTTGTATATCCAAGCGCTTTTAGCTGAGGTACAAAAGCTTCGTAATGATTGATGATCTCGTCAGCGCCGCGTTCTTTTGCCCAGTCGGCCGATTCTTGTCTTGATGCTGTGCCGATAACAGTCAGGCCGGCTTCTTTGGCGAGTTGCGTGGCAATTGATCCGACGCCTCCAGCTGCACCGATAATGAGCAATGTTTTATCTTGATTAACCGCAGCATCTTGACTGATGTGCATTCGATCAAACAATGCTTCATACGCCGTAATCGTCGTCAAAGGCATGGCGGCCGCCGCAGCAAAGCTTAACGTTTTCGGCTTTTGACCGACGATGCGCTCATCAATGAGATGAAATTCACTGTTCCCACCTTGGCGCGTAATATCTCCAGCGTAATACACTTCGTCTCCTGGCTTAAATAATGTGCAGTCCGCACCGACTTCTTCAACGACCCCGGCCACATCCCAACCTAAGATCTTTGGCGCCTCTTCAGTTTTGTCTTTTGGAGAACGCACTTTAAAATCGACAGGATTTACCCCAACCGCTTTAACGCGCACGAGCAAGTCTCGCCCTGTCGCACTTGGCTTCTCAACCTCTACGTCCAAAAGGCTTTCTTCATCCTCAATCGGCAAATAGCGAAATAATCCGACGGCTTTCATCAACGTCATCGTGTGCCTCATCCTTTCTATCATTGTAAGTGTGTTATCATAATCGATATAAGATTTACATGTAAGTACGCACTTTTTTGTTCTATAGTATCAAATTGTATACCGAGGAGGACACAAATGGAAAGCCCTGAAAAATACAGCGCTTGCCCTAACCCTTATGGTTGCTCTGTCGAAGCGACATTAGCCGTCATCGGTGGCAAGTGGAAAGGCGTCATCCTTTATCACCTGTTGTCCGGTACAAAACGATTCAATGAATTGCGCCGGCGTATGCCCGATATGACCCAGCGCATGTTAACGCTACAACTGCGCGAATTAGAAAAAGACGGCATCGTACACCGCGAAGTGTATAAGGAAGTCCCACCTAAAGTTGAGTATTCACTCACGGATTTTGGCTATACATTGGAACAAATCATTGTCCTCATGCGGGATTGGGGTGACACGTATATCCAAGAAATCGCTCAGAAAAAAACCGGGCAATGAAAAACGGCTCCTGTACAGATCGTTTTTGTACTAGAGCCGTCAATTTGCATCTAACTTGGCATAATCGTCCTTCGTTCATTTGTTCTCTTAAAAAGTGGACAAACGCTTCATTTCTGCTAACAATCGTTTCGTCTGTTCCTCATTAGCACCATATTGACCGATATGCATATTTACTTCCTACCTACCGTATCGATACCTTCCGTTGCCTATTACGAACTTTTTCTACCGGCTCCACCGTCGCTTCTCTTCCCTCTACAGTGCGAATACGTGTCAGCAGCCGTTCCTTCATATCCTCAGCAACGTGCTGATACGAGTCAAATTGAATGAGATTGGTCAGCTCGTATGGATCAGCATGGAGGTCGTATAAAAACTCTTCTTTATACGTGTAAGCGAAGGAGTGATCCCCTTGATCACCATCTGCTGCAGTGACGCCGTACTTGTAACGTTTTGTACGAATGGCGCGGCCGACTTGAGATTCACTTATTTGTACAAAGACATCGTCCTGCCAAACTTCGTTTTCCCCTCTCGTTAACGGAAGAACAGAGGCGCCTTGCATCTCCTCTGGCACAGGTATGCCGGCACCATCGAGCAACGTCGGCGGTAAGTCGACTAAGCTCACGAGTTCATCGATATGTCCACCCCCATCAAACCCTGGTCCGGTAAGCGCCGTCGGTACGCGAATTGAGCTTTCATGACAGGAGCGTTTGTATTCGCTATTCCGTGTCTTAAAGTGACAAGCATGATCGGATGTAAAGAGAACGATCGTATCTTCTGAAAGCTGTAAGCTCTTCAAGGCATCGAAGAGACGGCCGAGCGCTTCGTCAATCTTCTTCACCATGCCAAAATAACCACCAAGATGCTGGTGCGACGTTCCACCCAATGCTGCTAAATCTGGGGGCATCCATTGGCCGGTGTATCTTTCTTCATACCCATCTGGCGCAGGATAATTGTCTAAATGATTTTGATGATGCGGCTCTAAGAAGGATAAAAATAAGAAAAATGGATTGTCCTTTCGCTCATCAATATAGCGAATGGCCGCATCCGTCATTGCATCAACACGGTATCCTGGAAGCTTCAC comes from the Litoribacterium kuwaitense genome and includes:
- a CDS encoding sulfatase-like hydrolase/transferase; the encoded protein is MSKNKQPNVIVFFTDQQRWDTTGVHGNPLGLTPHFDQMAKTGTHLSRSFTCQPVCGPARSSLQTGLYATETGCYVNGIPLSQDQRTLAHYFKDEGYQTGYIGKWHLASEDPVPAEERGGYDDWLGANALEMCSDAYDTVLYNNDCEEVKLPGYRVDAMTDAAIRYIDERKDNPFFLFLSFLEPHHQNHLDNYPAPDGYEERYTGQWMPPDLAALGGTSHQHLGGYFGMVKKIDEALGRLFDALKSLQLSEDTIVLFTSDHACHFKTRNSEYKRSCHESSIRVPTALTGPGFDGGGHIDELVSLVDLPPTLLDGAGIPVPEEMQGASVLPLTRGENEVWQDDVFVQISESQVGRAIRTKRYKYGVTAADGDQGDHSFAYTYKEEFLYDLHADPYELTNLIQFDSYQHVAEDMKERLLTRIRTVEGREATVEPVEKVRNRQRKVSIR
- a CDS encoding winged helix-turn-helix transcriptional regulator translates to MESPEKYSACPNPYGCSVEATLAVIGGKWKGVILYHLLSGTKRFNELRRRMPDMTQRMLTLQLRELEKDGIVHREVYKEVPPKVEYSLTDFGYTLEQIIVLMRDWGDTYIQEIAQKKTGQ
- a CDS encoding zinc-binding alcohol dehydrogenase family protein, translated to MTLMKAVGLFRYLPIEDEESLLDVEVEKPSATGRDLLVRVKAVGVNPVDFKVRSPKDKTEEAPKILGWDVAGVVEEVGADCTLFKPGDEVYYAGDITRQGGNSEFHLIDERIVGQKPKTLSFAAAAAMPLTTITAYEALFDRMHISQDAAVNQDKTLLIIGAAGGVGSIATQLAKEAGLTVIGTASRQESADWAKERGADEIINHYEAFVPQLKALGYTNVDYILCLHTTEKHWENMVDAIAPQGMICSIVETSEPLDLAPLKNKSATFTWEFMFTRAMYQTDDMIEQHRLLNHVADLIDEGKVQTTLNKHLSPINAEQLRHTHALLEEGKTIGKIVVEGFE
- a CDS encoding extracellular solute-binding protein, which gives rise to MGKKAMKWLTSCLVFALIVLAGCQSDEATGEAEGVEDAEYALEITYFGQLNAASVAASLTSLNDVAVYKEMEKRTGVKVDFQHPPVGGDVNQQFNLMMASGELPDVIEWMWNGVPGGITKYANENKLVRLNDYLEEHAPNLSALLDENPEWRKQISTDDGGIYHFPFLRGDEKLLTFFGPVIRKDWLDNLGLERPETIDEWYEVLTAFKNEDPNGNGEADEIPLLPDLSSNAFVGAFGVSPGFYQDGGKVHFGPIEPAFKAFLTLMNQWYEEGLIDPDYVATDAKLRDAKVTGNQLGSLISYGGSGIGNYMTLMKDDPNFHLAPVRYPSLEKGELPDFAHKEPAFHGLGAAITTSNQHIAETIEWLDYNYSEEGHMLFNFGVEGESYTMEDGYPTYTETMTDHPDGLPMVQALAKFIRTGYGPFVQDARYIEQYMQL